taataCAATCTAGAACTTCCCCCTTCTATGTGACTATTAACTGAATCACATTCTGAACCAatttaggattttaaaagttctcaagtCTCTTAATGAACTCACTTTAAAAGAAGGTAGTAGAATTTTGCGACAAATTGCTTAAAAGTGGATACTGAGATTgccattcttttaaaatgccCTTTGTACAGCCAGAGAGCCTCACATCAAATCAGAAGTTACTGACTTAAGACAGAAATAGcataaaaatatagtaatgaaATCTGTAATAAGTGGGAGAACATTTTTAGCATGTAAGGGAAAATTTTGTGAAATGGAATAGTGGGATAGAAAAATTACGGCTAATCAAGAATTTGCAAGAATTCTAAATATCCTATAGTCAATGAATAAAGTGGATCTTCTGTTAAACCCTCTGGAAGAAAATGGACTCTTCTAGTCATGATGTTAAGGGGGAAAAGCAGCAATTTCTTGAGGAGTGAAGCAATCCCACTTAGGTCTTCTCATTTgggagtaatatttcattgttaaatAGCTAAACTATGATAACCAAAAGGATAAGGTTGATTCTAGTGATTTACAAAACTACTTGGCATTATATGGGTGTCAAGGCCAACTTTAAAGCCCTGCACAACATATATTAAGGTGTATTCTGAAGATTCGACTTAACGATCACCTTCtcagggaagcctttcctgatttcCAAGGCCTAATGAATTGCTCCTCAAATGAACTGTGTGCATTCTTATCACGTTGTACAGAATATTCTGCTTCTAAATTTGTTCTTCTCATCAGTCTGTGAGCTTCTCCCAAGTAAGAGCCATGTTTTACTCACGTAAGTGCTTAGTGGTCATCAATATGAGATGACTAAAAATAATCAGTGTAGAAATGTTTGTCTACTATGTTTTTACAAGTATGTTATTTTCCCCATGACTGGGAATGTTAAAGTATGCAAGAATTAAATTGGAAAAAGATGATCAGTAAGATAAATTCTAGCTACTTTATTAGTTCAGGCTTGCAAAATGCCACTCCTACTGAtgctttaaaatatgaatcattCCTTTAATGGGCATTTTGTGAGCACGAGGTTAGATCATTATTCCTATTTCCCCAATAATACAAGAATCCCACTTATTAAATTTAATCTAATGTTTAATCCTGTTGTTCTAAGGTATGtttttctattaatatgatgACAATCAAAAcctaactctatttttaaaaaagtctgtaATGCTGTTTCCCAGGAGAGTCAGCCCATTTCAGACTTGAGGATCTGGTGCTTACCTCTGAATAAAGAGGCGGAGGCAAGAACCGAAACTCCTGGATATATGCAAACAGTGGTCCTTGAAGCGCTCTCTCAAAGTCATCACAAGCACTCACTGGTGCGAGATTGTTCCGCCTTTGTTCCTCTGTTACCACTTCTGCATAGCTGGGTGGTGCTGAAGGAAAAAGATACACGCAATTCGAACAGCATGTTCTTATGCATGTCAAAATACACAGAATAGTCGGCATTAAAAAGGAATGTCAAGgtaaaaataatacttgttttGTGATTAAAACTAGGGGGATATATGTTTTAAATCTAACATTAGGGACACATCTACTTTCTGCAGGTATAGACAAAAATTCAtctaatcataaaatattagaaacaaaattatgTTCTTGAAAATAGTAAGAGATTAGGTTTACATGCATTATCAAATTACCTTCAGGTCTTTCCCGCAGGGATAAACCAAGCCAGTTCATATTCATGCTACACTGACTGCTTACACTTGAGGTTCTGCTACCAAATGGATGTAGAGGAATGGTACCAATGACAAGTGGCAAATTAAGAAATAAGTCCATAGCGCCAGGAATATCCACGTATACCTAAACATTCAAAGGAGATGGTAGGTTTAGAATTAcaagcattatttctttttttaaaaactaataacccAATTTTAATGTTATCTTAGGCCTTCATTTACTTCATTTACTTATCTATACATAGAATATACAAGAAAAGTTCCTCCACTACGTATAATACTGTGTAGTACACATTTACATGTGAGgtaaaattagtaattttaattcatattaaagGTTTACCTATATTCGTATATATGATACATAGAATGTAAAGACCAAATCCTGCAATAAGATAAAATGATATCCTCATGACTTTAATACTAAACAACAAACCCTTAAATCTATACCTACCATTAGTGAATATTCCACACGAATTATGCTACAGTCGAGGATAGAGGGAGAAACTGGTGGAATTTTCAACAACTTTCCATTCCATGTATCTGTCTTTCCAGATGATAAGGATTCCCCACGCAAGTTAGCCACAAGCTGTTTTActtccttcattttccctttggcATAGAAGGCCTGTGTTTGGTAAATGGCTGCCTTTGGCACTACCATTCGGGAAGAGCAGTTCTCAATCTCAGCAAATATCTGAATTGATTCAcctagagggaaaagaaaatatgtatctactgataaacaaaaacaaaaacaaccaaacctCCAAAAATGTAGATTCTTAAGCCAAAGTCTGAAAGTTCAATGGactaaatggatgaaaaacagTCCCAAAAGTGGCAAGTAACTTAGAATTACAAAACTGAACTACTCATTTCTAGTagctatttaaaaatggacaCTACGTTCccatttatgaaagaaaactgGGTTATTTTACCAAAGAATACTGCATTATGTTTGCATTTAGTAGAAATACTATACATTTATACCCAAAAGCTAGGTGAAGAAAGATCGTTTTCTGTGGGAATCCATCTCATACATACCTGGGGTATAGCCCTTCCTTTCGATTTTGGCACTTAAGGATATTGGGCCTGAGGTACAGAACCAGCAACATAGAGTCTTTTCTTTTGTGCCTGCTTGGGGtgactgtaagaaataaatttagagGAAAAGGTCAATGCATAAATTAGGACAGTGTAacagaatgttatttttaaaaataaaatcctaaattcTTGGAGAAATAAAAGCAGTGTTGCTTTTTTCCAAGTGTACTCaaatatacttttcaaaaaaccaaTCAATGGCTTCTGAATTATACAATTGTCTTTATGTAAATCTCCAtccagttaaaaaagaaagggtaCAGGGCTTAATGTCATACTCCATAAACACAGCTTTAGCTCACGCTATTTACATatacagtaattaaaaacaaaccaaccaatcagacaaacaaacaaaaaaaccctttccaCATTCCACTTAAACTGCCTTAAAAAGGCAGTTTGGAAAGCAACTTGGTTATAATcccaaatgttaacatctttCTTCGAGAATGTAAAAATCAGTtatgtgaaaaaaggaaaactctcatttttaaagttcttctttgCTAAAAGATGTTATCATTTGTTTAaccaaataaagtttttaaagtcaaatttgAATCTCGtgaaaaaatgcaattaaaaaggatttcttttaaaatagaattgttttctcaTGAAAGTGACAGTCTCCCCATCATTTGACAACTATCCCTATATTGGAATAAGCAATGCAGTCCAAATTTTAGATTATGATCTTTTCATGGTAAGTGATATTGTCTTataataataattgataataCTGTTCCTCCTCCACTAAAATTACCCAGGGAACagatctgttttttgttgttctatTAACTTCAGAGTGAGTTATTGCATACCATAtgctgtttttacttttaaaattttcttaaagttgTTACAACGTCAGAAAATATGAGCATATTCTTTACGAATTTGTATGCTcgactgtattttaaaaagtaaattaatatttatggaatttaaaatcactattttaaaattatacagattGCATAGTTTAGGTGATTATTCTTTAGTATTTATATTgccaaaaacaaagaatgaagaattCAGTCAGTTCTTACCAGTAATGAAGGAGTGTTGATATCTATATGTTCAAAGACTGtaaattccttctttaattttACTGGTAGAAGCCAAGGCCTGTGCAATTCGGCTTTCACCCAATAGCGCACACTGCCATGTCGGCCTTCGAATGAGGTAGCAAGTGGTCTGTGCAGAATATAAAgttcaatatattaattttatacctCTTATTAATAATTATACAGTAGGTCAGCATAGAAGTGTTACTATATTGCACTGTTTATATATTAATGAGGTatcaaacagaatttttttaatttccaaagggATAagtcattggggaaaaaaacttgTTTTCCAAAAAAACAATAGCTAACACTAAAGTATTAcagaaattttgctttaaaaagccAGAAGAATACAATCCCTTTAAACTAAGAAGAGGCTGCTTTTAATGCTGGTGGCAAAATTATGAAAGTTtggaaatcaatttttttttttttaaagattttatttatttatttgacagagagagacagccagcgagagagggaacacaagcagggggagtgggagaggaagaagcaggctcctagcagaggagcctgatgtggggctcgatcccagaacgggatcacaccctgagccgaaggcagacgcttaacgactgagccactcaggtgccccaagaattatCTCTTTTTATAGTAACTAATTAAGAAGGTCCAGAAAATGCCTGGAATAGTTGTtataacaatttcaaaaatttcacCTTTTATAAAGTCTACTGAAAATCTAAAAAGCTGCTTTTCCATTTCCTAGTTTTCTCATGTTCTGACTCTTTTTGGCCATGTTTTCTAACTTTATAGgcttaaaaagagaaacatttctaTTAATCTGTATCAAGAGAATCAGAGCTGGTTTTCAACTCTCCCAGATTTTATTAATTGTGGAAGGTTTTACTTCAGTGAGTTAGTCTCTTTTTCATagtttcattagaaaaatgcCCATTGTTCAGTTATTTACAAGGTAAAGTGCTAACTTAGATTGGCATGAGAAGTAGTGatgtttttacagatttttttgcattttagacTCCTGCATTAACGTGCAtagcacagaaaaataaaaagcagtattTAGGTTAGTCTTCCAGAGTCTATTTTAAATGACTGGTTTATAGatagaatttttagaaattaattatgTCCATCCTTAAAACGATTCAGACCCAATACTAGCATTATATTCACAGATGTGGAGTATTTCTCTTAAAAGTAGATTAGGgcattacatttaaaatgatgttaAGTAATAGAGTAAATAGAACACTCTGAAAATACCATTTATGAATTCTATCCACAAAGAACAACTCAAATACTAGAATTAACAAAGATACTAAGAAAATTTGGGGGGTGGTTATAATCTCTTCTAACAGTCTATTTTTACATTGAGAATAAACCACTTTACTTTTTCCATGCTATATTCCTTGCTTTATATTCAGTTATCTGACGTGTGTTTCCTTTTAAGTCCAGGTCACAGTATTACTTGTGTGACTTTTTCAGTAGCTCTTTGCACATAAGCTACTGAATTCATATCAAAAGAACATCACTTCTAAAGTTAGGATATTCctaattaattttatctttttaccttACTGTTGGTTAGCATTAGCAGAAAAGATAAAACACTGGATTTTTATAAATTACTAAGAGACTTGATAAGTTCTGTTTCTGCTTATGTCAACTGATGATTAAGTATAAAGTGCTTACTTTCTGACTAGCACCTTCTAATTCACTCACGGTACATGAAATACTATTCAAATTTTAAAGACTTCCTAGATTTGGAGACAGAGTACTAAGAATTGAGCTTTGCTTTGTATAATTTTGCCAGGCTACATTAAAAAGCAGCTTCTTCTTTTTAGTGTATTGTTTTCCTCTAGCAATATTCAGTGatgaaaagggtttttttttaaaactaaaagtatttaaatttagaataattttaactttaaaagaacAGAGGTTTATGAAATATGCCTGTTACTCATAATACTTACGTCTGTGGAAGCTCAAAGCTGAATGCATATTCATGCCTTCCTGAATGAATAGTGTGGAAGCCTTCTTCTGAATTATCATCatctaaaacaaacagaaaaagaaaacgaaagaCGTAATATTAAACCTTTACACAATCTTCCTGGTGGCAATACTTTAAAGGTACTCCTATAATAATTAAGGCCACAAGCTTTGGGGTCTGAGAGATCTTAATTCTAACTTCTGTCACTTCCTCTGGGTGAACTATGAATCCCAAGTCTTCTGTTGCCTCATCTGCAAGATGGGGATAATCAATACTTAAAACCTTAAAGGCAGTTTTTTAATGGTAAATGACCCAAACTGTAAAGCATCCGTATCAGTATAGTATATGCTCAACAAGAGTCAGAGCTCAAATCTCTCGTAAGAGGTTATCTTTGTCTCCAATGGTTTAGTTTGTCAGTTTTGATGCAGATGACAGGAATGTTACAATTCTAAAACCATTAGAAAACTTCGTcaaatgaagttaaaaagaaaaaaggaacagtgaTTTTAATGTCAGTTTCAGagctaaaaatagaaattctttatagaacCTCAAATGATCACACTAAGTTTGTCCTAGCAACAGctaaaaatttgcatataaaaatttatcttaaGATTTAAAAGGTGCCTGCTTACCGGGAAACACTTCCACATCCTTGCAAAATGAACTCtcattaggttgtttccaattgcTGGAAAAGTGACCTTTCATTTTAGAACCAATTTTCTTTAGgccaagtatttttaaaaatttctccaaaatatatttaacgAAAATGTGGGAGGGGATTCTGGATtcttaaaatgacttttattttagcCTTGAGTATATAGTATAATTACATAAATGTCTTACTGTAGTTTTTCAGTGTAGAAGCCAACATTAACCATGAGAGTAGATGAAATTGGTATTACCATTTTAACTTTCCCTCACCAAGTATTGAAGATGCTTCCCTTACATcaaaagaggaaagggggaaaagggggTCTACATGTGGGTACTTTCATTCAGAAACCACGACGATTTCATCTCAGTACTATTTTCCTTGCCCCCCCCCATGCAAATCCTCCGAATGAATTTCAGCACGGAAAACTGGTGAGTGGGGGGCCATTTAAATTCGCTCCCCTCGAAGGCGCCCAAAGTttgcctcctccttttcttcccttcttgctcCCTTTTTGTGCCAGCTCAGCACTCTCATTGAGGCGAGCGGCGACGGCTTCGCCGTGGTAAACAAGTGCCGGGCTGTCAATCAAGAACTAGACCGGAGCAGGAGAGGACCGGCCTAAACCGGCGCGAGCAGATCCCAGCCGGCCCGCCCGCGCGCCGCCGCTGCCCGCGCGCTCCGCTATACATACGGCATACGTCGCGCGGCGCTCGCGCTCGCGCTCGCGCAGCCTAGCCTGCTGGACTGGGGGCGGGGCGACTGCACCGCGGCGCTTCCGCTTTATACGCCCCAGCCGGTGACCGGTTCGATCTGGCTCGGGCCACCCTGACACCTTTACAGTTGCGTTGAGGGAAACtagggcggggggagaggggccAGAGCTGCACAGTCTCTGGGAAACAGTGGCGAGGGGTGACACAATACTCGCCGGGGCCCCCACCCAGCTTTCCATGTCACTAtcactcttccttcccctcctagCCAGCCTTTACGGTCTGTCCCCTCAGGTCAAATCAAGGTAGCCGGTCTGGTGACTGCAGAGGTCGGGAAACACGCTTTGTTCCAGCTAAGAGGAAATGAGCGTTTACAGAAGCCACCTGACATCTTCCAGCCGAAAAACAGGAACACGGGGTCCTGCTAACCCTGCCTACCCAAGTTCCTCCTGAATAGGTTTGTCAGCTAAAGTTACGCCCAGGGGCCGTTCGGCACCTGTAAGGCCAGCAAGAGCTTCTACCCGTCTATCTGCTGAAACCCGAGATCGCTTCTTTCTGGGACCTCAAGCAGGCCAAGGTGAGGGGCGACAACATTGTGTGACAAGAGCCACGGCGCCTCCAGAAGCTCCGGGAGGGACGTGAGTAGGGGCGGGGGCAACCACTCTGGAGGAACCTTTACCGGCGCACGCCGGTTCCAAGCCTCGCCCCAACCGGCGCCgagccccctctccccacccgccCGCGCCCAATCCAATCAGAGGCTGGCATCGCCTTAGCAACAGGCTAACAAACGCGGCTCCGCCTATCGCCGGGCGCCCGGGGCGGGGTCTCAGATACCAGGCTAGTTTGAGAGGTCCCACTTTTAAGTCATTGAAACTATTCCAGCTAAGAGCTCGTCCACGCTTTGCAGGGGTTGAGGGGCATCTCGTGGGGTACAGGGAACATAGTTTCCTTTACCATGAAACCATGGGACAACTAATGAAATTGTGTTTGTCCCCGTAAGTCGTTATTCTACTTTTACCCCATTGCAAGCCTCGACTCCCTCAAAACCTTTGTTTCttatccattttataaaaagCTGCAATGTCCAGAAAGGTTCAAACACAAACTCATGTGTCTGCTTTTCAACAAACACCAAGGCTGTCATTCGGCATTTGCATATCTTTTCAGTATTACTGCTTGGAAAGATtaactaaaaattatttcaggatgCAGATTACCTATGTGTAATTGTGAAAACCCAACTAAAGAACTGATTTcatcttcatatttaaaaaaatgaattacatgCCGTAACTCAAAGCATCCTTCATTTCGACACTTGTCTTAGTTCGATTAGCACTTCCTCAGGGATgcgtattttttaatattaaaaaaggtTAAAGATGTGCTGTACTTTTTTGAAAAATCGTCAACATTTGAACTAAATACTGCATTAAAAAGGAGAAGCATAAAATTACATAACCAGTTTTAACATTATATTCTTCTTGGGCTAGGAATTAAGTCATCGCCACCACCTGACGCGTGTAACCAATCTGCTGAGAGCAGAACAAGCGcccctcctcaccaccccccagAACTGGTCCGAAACAGGATTGAACCGCTTCTAACAAAGGGTGGAAACTTAGAAAAACAAGCTTAGAGTCTCCTATATTTCCACAATGTAATCATTTAAACAATAGATTGGAAATCTCAGGACCCCTTCTCCCCTTGACAACCCTTTATCTCCCTTTTCTAACCAAAAATCAAATCCAGTGTGCCGAATACTTTCAATTCCATTTGACTGGCACGGGTTTCATTGAATGCACGTTCCAAAGTTAGGCATCatactcagaaaagaaaattactgacCCGAAATGGTTTCTAAAACTGATCTGAAGCCCATCATAATGATAGGTACTGTCCTTCAAGACAGAGAATACTTGATGTAAATTTATAAAGGATCTGGAGAGAATAGGGAAAAAACACGTGGGGTGTTGATTCCATATGTCAAAATAAGCCACAGAAATCCTTTATCAAAGAACAGTGATGAATTCTTTAAAGTATTTTGCGTgtcaatattaaaatgaaaaccacctATTAACccacttaaaaatgttattccATTTCTTCACTGAAGCTTAGTTTTTAAGGTCTAAGGTTGCAGAGTGCAAGGAGAAAATCGAATATTGGACTGCAGATTTTAGCAATTCATTTGAAAACTTATTAGTAAAATCACTGAATGGGATTTAAGTAGAATTTACAAGTAAGGTAGAAAGATATTGCAAGTGCGTATGGCACAGACGAAGCCGGGTATAGAGGTAGTTGAATAAGTGCAGTTTGCAGTCACTTTGCAGATGCCTGCATGCATTACGGCTTAACACACGATGAATGTCAAGGAGAACCCAAATCTTCCAACTTTGCTAATCTTTATCTAACTGCTATGTGTTATGCCAGAAGTAGAATTACATTAattcagaaaaattgaaaaggtattttcccaaagaaaaccaGATCTAATGACTTCTCAATAATATAAAAACTTACCTCTTTCGTGTCCAATTAAGATGTCTTTATGGTTGAAATATTCTACTTCTTCAGTGTAATTCTGTGTATAGGCAGTATTGGAGCCGGCGTTTCTTGATTCGGTCCAGCGTACTTTCGCATGTCCTCTTGCAtgaattttaagagattttactCTGATTTCCCCAGTAACTTCTAAATTCACCCTTCCTGAGACTGTATCCCCACTAGAATACACAGGGACATTGCTGTCATTAAGACAGTCAAAGCTTATTGTCAAACTCTTCacctttcccagcaccatgtttataacaaaatctataaaaatataatgtaagaCAAAAAAGTCAAGATCACATATAAAATGTGATCTTCACCTAACACTGATCGATGTCTTTGCCGTGCAAAAAGCTTGCAGGCAAGATCAGTGATTCTTTACAAATAGTTCATTgagatttcttaaaaagtcaGGGCAGCAGAGAGGCTGCCGCTCCACGATCCTGCTAGTCTCTGGTCTCCTTACAAAGACGGGCGGCTGGAGGCTGCCAGCTCACTTTAAGAGCAGCTTTGTGAAAAACAACCCCAGTGCGCATGCGCACGCCGCGGCTGCTGTCCGCCCTCTCTGCGCGTCCCCTCCCGCGCCCGGCTCGCTCCCTCGCTCGCTCGCGGGTACAGTAGGTGTACAGCCAAGGGAAGAAGACACTGGGGCTGTCGGGAGGCTGAACCTGACTTCTCTTCATTGTGGGCTCCTATTGGTAGGCAGGCTACCGTAAACCCTCGACGTGCTATCTGGAGCTCCTTACCGAGCACACTCTAGTAGATAATGAAAGAGTAGGGCATTAGGGGACAAGGGCTGGGTGGGAAGCTGTTTGCAAAGCCAAGTAAGGATAAACTGCTGAGTGACCAGCCCGACGCGTGCGTTACCGGCACTGCAGGGTTTTGCCCACGACTTGGATGGAAGGTGGAAGAAGTGATGTGTGAAGacagatgggggaaggggagaaagaaaccGGTTGGGCAAGCGACTGGTTGCTGAGCATAATCTAACGAATTTCAAAAGAAAACGTAATAAAAACCAGACAAGAAATAATGTTCTTAGACAAGAGCATTCTTggcttagatttttaaaaagaccagtGCGTTGTAGACAGTATGGTAATGAACTCAGGCGAGGCCAAAGGCACCTTACAAGAGAATACtataaggaggaagaaagaga
The Ailuropoda melanoleuca isolate Jingjing chromosome 3, ASM200744v2, whole genome shotgun sequence DNA segment above includes these coding regions:
- the ARRDC3 gene encoding arrestin domain-containing protein 3 isoform X1, whose protein sequence is MVLGKVKSLTISFDCLNDSNVPVYSSGDTVSGRVNLEVTGEIRVKSLKIHARGHAKVRWTESRNAGSNTAYTQNYTEEVEYFNHKDILIGHERDDDNSEEGFHTIHSGRHEYAFSFELPQTPLATSFEGRHGSVRYWVKAELHRPWLLPVKLKKEFTVFEHIDINTPSLLSPQAGTKEKTLCCWFCTSGPISLSAKIERKGYTPGESIQIFAEIENCSSRMVVPKAAIYQTQAFYAKGKMKEVKQLVANLRGESLSSGKTDTWNGKLLKIPPVSPSILDCSIIRVEYSLMVYVDIPGAMDLFLNLPLVIGTIPLHPFGSRTSSVSSQCSMNMNWLGLSLRERPEAPPSYAEVVTEEQRRNNLAPVSACDDFERALQGPLFAYIQEFRFLPPPLYSEIDPNPDQSADDRPSCPSR
- the ARRDC3 gene encoding arrestin domain-containing protein 3 isoform X2; amino-acid sequence: MVVPKAAIYQTQAFYAKGKMKEVKQLVANLRGESLSSGKTDTWNGKLLKIPPVSPSILDCSIIRVEYSLMVYVDIPGAMDLFLNLPLVIGTIPLHPFGSRTSSVSSQCSMNMNWLGLSLRERPEAPPSYAEVVTEEQRRNNLAPVSACDDFERALQGPLFAYIQEFRFLPPPLYSEIDPNPDQSADDRPSCPSR